One part of the Glycine soja cultivar W05 chromosome 11, ASM419377v2, whole genome shotgun sequence genome encodes these proteins:
- the LOC114374464 gene encoding actin-related protein 2/3 complex subunit 3-like encodes MVYHSSFVNEDGVSRACGCSLLPLKSHIKGPAPVSDQDRTDIVDEAITFFRANVFFRNFDIKSPADKLLIYLTFYINVALKRLEGCRTLAEGTKAIINLGLEKVPVPGESGFPFPGLFPLPQSHKEAELFRNYLKQIREETSGRLLSVAYRPNGTPNKWWLAFAKRKFMNIIIP; translated from the exons ATG GTTTATCATTCTAGTTTTGTGAATGAAGATGGAGTGAGTAGAGCTTGTGGGTGCTCTCTTCTTCCTCTCAAGAGCCACATTAAGGGACCTGCTCCTGTTTCAGATCAAG ACAGAACTGATATTGTGGATGAAGCCATAACCTTCTTCCGAGCCAATGTGTTCTTCAGAAACTTTGACATCAAGAGCCCTGCTGATAAGCTTCTCATATACCTGACCTTTTACATTAATGTTGCTCTCAAGAGGCTTGAAGGTTGCAGAACCTTGGCTGAAGGAACCAAGGCAATCATCAACTTGGGTCTCGAAAAGGTTCCTGTCCCTGGAGAGTCTGGCTTTCCATTTCCGGGCCTTTTCCCCCTTCCTCAATCACATAAGGAAGCAG AATTATTCAGAAATTATTTGAAGCAGATAAGGGAAGAAACAAGTGGGAGGTTATTGAGCGTTGCATACAGACCTAATGGCACTCCAAATAAATGGTGGTTGGCATTTGCAAAGAGGAAATTTATGAATATAATCATCCCTTGA
- the LOC114374435 gene encoding monogalactosyldiacylglycerol synthase 2, chloroplastic-like has protein sequence MEVSVSSPPRKSIAEKVFGGYYNGNNSHKKRGSEAHDDDSDGGMELMEIGAQRTKNVLILMSDTGGGHRASAEAIRDAFQIQFGDEYRIFVKDVWKEYTGWPLNDMEGQYKFMVKHVQLWNVAFHSTSPRWIHSVYLAAIAAYYAREVEAGLMEYKPDIIISVHPLMQHIPLWVLKWQGLQKKVIFVTVITDLSTCHPTWFHPWVNRCYCPSQEVATKASQDGLEESQIRVFGLPIRPSFARAVLVKDQLREELGLDHNLQAVLLMGGGEGMGPVKKTAKALGEALFDKEAEKPIGQLVIICGRNKSLVSTLESLEWKIPVKVRGFETQMAKWMGACDCIITKAGPGTIAEALIRGLPIILNDYIPGQEKGNVPYVVNNGAGVFTRSPKETARIVAEWFTTKSDERKTMSENALKLAQPEAVFDIVRDIHELAEQREPANFPYLLTSSFTSLI, from the exons ATGGAGGTTTCCGTTTCGTCGCCGCCGAGAAAGTCCATAGCGGAGAAGGTATTCGGAGGTTACTATAACGGGAACAATAGCCACAAAAAACGTGGCAGTGAGGCTCACGATGATGACAGCGATGGAGGCATGGAACTCATGGAGATTGGCGCCCAAAGGACCAAGAACGTCTTGATTCTCATGAGTGATACTGGTGGCGGTCACAGAGCTTCCGCTGAAGCCATCCGTGACGCCTTTCAAATTCAATTCGGTGACGAATACAGG atttttgttaAAGATGTTTGGAAGGAATACACTGGGTGGCCGTTGAATGATATGGAGGGGCAATATAAGTTCATGGTTAAGCATGTGCAGTTATGGAATGTTGCGTTTCACAGTACTTCTCCTAGATGGATTCACTCTGTGTATTTGGCTGCCATTGCTGCTTACTATGCCAG GGAGGTGGAGGCGGGGCTGATGGAGTACAAGCCAGATATCATCATCAGTGTCCATCCCTTGATGCAGCATATTCCATTGTGGGTTTTAAAGTGGCAAGGTTTGCAGAAGAAAGTGATTTTTGTCACAGTGATCACGGACCTTAGCACATGCCATCCTACTTG GTTTCATCCTTGGGTGAATAGATGTTACTGCCCATCACAAGAGGTGGCCACGAAAGCCTCACAAGATGGCCTTGAGGAATCTCAAATTCGAGTTTTCGGCTTGCCCATTAGGCCTTCTTTTGCCAGGGCAGTTCTTGTGAAG GATCAATTGAGAGAAGAACTCGGGTTGGATCACAACTTGCAAGCAGTTTTGCTGATGGGGGGTGGTGAAGGAATGGGCCCTGTCAAGAAAACTGCAAAAGCTCTCGGAGAAGCACTTTTCGATAAGGAAGCTGAGAAACCAATTGGGCAGTTAGTCATCATATGTGGCCGTAACAAGAGCTTAGTATCTACCCTTGAATCTCTTGAATGGAAGATTCCAGTAAAG GTTAGAGGATTTGAGACCCAGATGGCCAAATGGATGGGAGCTTGTGACTGCATCATAACAAAA GCTGGACCAGGTACAATTGCAGAAGCATTGATCAGAGGGCTTCCCATAATCCTCAATGACTACATCCCCGGACAA GAGAAGGGTAATGTGCCTTATGTGGTAAACAATGGAGCTGGCGTCTTCACTCGTAGTCCTAAGGAAACAGCAAGAATTGTGGCCGAATGGTTCACCACAAAATCAGATGAGAGGAAAACAATGTCAGAGAATGCACTTAAACTGGCACAGCCAGAGGCCGTGTTTGACATCGTGAGGGACATTCATGAGCTTGCTGAGCAACGAGAGCCAGCAAACTTTCCATACTTGTTGACCTCATCATTTACTAGCCTAATCTGA
- the LOC114373470 gene encoding phosphopantothenoylcysteine decarboxylase subunit VHS3-like gives MEVQIPIHTVFDVPSLLQAVAADTVLAAAQSIALIGYLLTNGTNSVSPKLTAANGRFPLEDLFGRKHAYLENKNSETEDDDEDGDGDDEDGHDQDDDGEDEEFSGEEGDEEGDPEDDPEANGGGSDDDDDDDNDNEEDDDDGEDEEEEEDEEEDEEETSQPPTKKRK, from the exons ATGGAGGTTCAGATTCCAATCCACACCGTTTTTGACGTACCCTCTCTTCTCCAAGCTGTGGCCGCCGACACTGTTCTCGCCGCTGCGCAATCTATCGCTTTG ATTGGATATCTGCTGACTAATGGCACTAATTCAGTGTCACCAAAATTGACAGCAGCGAATGGAAG GTTTCCTTTAGAAGACCTTTTTGGGAGGAAACATGCTTATCTAGAAAACAAGAATAGTGAAACAGAGGACGACGACGAGGATGGAGATGGGGATGATGAAGACGGACATGATCAGGATGATGATGGAGAGGACGAAGAATTCTCAGGTGAAGAAGGCGATGAAGAAGGGGATCCTGAAGATGATCCTGAGGCTAATGGTGGAGGAAGTGATGATGATGACGACGACGACAACGACAACGAAGAAGATGACGACGACGGGGAagatgaggaggaggaggaggatgagGAGGAGGACGAGGAGGAGACTTCACAGCCACCTACTAAGAAGAGAAAGTGA